One segment of Drosophila ananassae strain 14024-0371.13 chromosome 3R, ASM1763931v2, whole genome shotgun sequence DNA contains the following:
- the LOC6497154 gene encoding protein dimmed, with the protein MNATQLTELMSSHDFMQLQQQLHHNNNNYNTDGHNGLSPESAEGISRPVRRATRRTSQLSNNTCDLEMTDSSSQSDDTSGGGGSSNGGGSSTTTNGQQQGGSQDNQRASSRGRGQQPGNGSCSSSLTPNSAHSSSSNANSSSNRRRKGALNAKERNLRRLESNERERMRMHSLNDAFQSLREVIPHVEMERRLSKIETLTLAKNYIINLTHIILSKRNEEAAAMELNSGAVGGVLLSNLTAENGGGGGLGGATISANAATLCFEDTMPNGASYDCALLAATDGSLLNASAVASTASSMQNLQPQSMHIQTPLDHQQANLPHHQQAMLSHVHMGGTMLQPQQQQQQQQQQQHQQQQQSTLILNGNTPVGVGVGIGVGVGVGVGVGVGGSSGTFPDVNDNFDEPFREFL; encoded by the exons ATGAATGCCACCCAGCTAACGGAACTGATGAGCAGCCACGACTTTATGCAGTTGCAGCAGCAATTGCAtcataacaacaacaattacaaCACCGACGGACACAATGGCCTGTCACCGGAATCGGCGGAGGGGATCTCACGGCCCGTGCGACGCGCCACCAGACGCACCTCACAG TTAAGCAATAACACCTGCGACCTGGAGATGACAGATTCCAGTTCCCAGAGCGACGATAcgagcggcggcggcggtagCAGCAATGGCGGtggcagcagcaccaccaccaatGGCCAGCAGCAGGGCGGTTCACAAGACAACCAGCGGGCCTCGagtcgggggcgtggccagCAGCCCGGAAACGGAAGCTGCTCCTCGAGCCTAACACCCAACAGCGCCCACTCCAGCTCGTCCAATGCCAATTCAAGCTCAAACCGGCGGCGCAAGGGCGCCTTGAATGCCAAGGAACGGAACCTTCGGCGTCTGGAGTCCAACGAGCGGGAAAGGATGCGGATGCACAGTTTGAACGATGCTTTCCAGTCGCTCCGCGAAGTCATCCCCCACGTGGAGATGGAGCGGCGGCTCTCCAAGATCGAGACTCTGACGCTGGCCAAGAACTATATCATCAATCTGACGCACATTATACTCTCCAAACGCAACGAAGAGGCCGCAGCCATGGAGCTGAACTCTGGAGCCGTCGGCGGCGTTCTGCTCTCCAATCTTACGGCGGAGaatggaggaggaggtggctTGGGTGGCGCCACCATTAGTGCGAATGCGGCCACGCTTTGTTTTGAGGACACAATGCCCAACGGGGCATCCTACGACTGTGCGCTCCTGGCCGCCACCGATGGCAGCCTGCTGAACGCCTCCGCTGTGGCAAGCACAGCCTCCTCGATGCAGAACCTCCAGCCACAGAGCATGCACATACAAACGCCGCTGGACCATCAACAGGCCAACCTGCCCCACCACCAGCAGGCGATGCTTAGCCATGTTCACATGGGAGGCACGATGTTGcaaccgcagcagcagcagcagcagcagcagcaacagcaacatcagcagcagcaacagtctACTCTTATACTCAATGGTAACACTCCGGTGGGCGTGGGAGTGGGCATTggagtgggtgtgggtgtaGGGGTGGGAGTTGGGGTCGGCGGCAGTTCCGGAACCTTCCCGGATGTTAACGATAACTTTGACGAACCATTCCGGGAGTTTTTATAA
- the LOC6497155 gene encoding CD63 antigen: protein MASGGLACVKYLTFFCNLLFALTGLLIFLVGGMVQLNYAHYSNFVSDHIWTAPIILMIVGAAVAIICFLGCCGALKESSCMILSFAILAVVIFLFEIGLGVAGYVKHTGLKQLMEGQFNSTMSNYKQRDDYRDAWTLLQTELDCCGTYGPEDWESIFPNKTLPAACCSVINLSVAKECTVDYATPQGCLQKLLTILDSKTLILASVVLAVAGIQLLTILFACCLYRSFRRSYDHV from the exons ATGGCTTCAGGTGGCTTAGCATGTGTCAAATACTTGACATTCTTTTGCAATCTTCTTTTTGCG CTAACTGGACTACTCATCTTTTTGGTGGGTGGAATGGTCCAATTGAATTATGCACATTATTCAAACTTTGTTAGTGACCACATTTGGACGGCTCCCATCATTCTTATGATTGTGGGAGCTGCTGTGGCCATTATATGTTTCCTGGGATGCTGTGGAGCTCTGAAGGAAAGCAGCTGCATGATTTTGAGCTTTGCCATCTTAGCCGTAGTTATTTTCCTATTCGAGATTGGACTGGGCGTTGCCGGCTATGTGAAGCACACTGGCCTCAAACAATTGATGGAGGGACAGTTCAACTCGACCATGAGCAACTACAAACAGAGGGATGACTACCGTGATGCTTGGACTCTGCTGCAAACCGAACTGGACTGCTGCGGCACCTATGGACCCGAGGATTGGGAGAGTATTTTCCCAAACAAGACCCTTCCGGCGGCCTGCTGCTCGGTCATCAATCTAAGCGTAGCTAAGGAGTGCACTGTTGACTACGCCACACCCCAGGGATGCCTTCAGAAACTACTGACAATATTGGATTCAAAAACATTGATCTTAGCCTCAGTGGTTTTGGCAGTTGCTGGTATTCAG ttattaaCCATACTGTTCGCCTGTTGCCTTTATCGTTCGTTTCGGAGGAGCTACGATCACGTTTAA